A region of Fimbriimonadaceae bacterium DNA encodes the following proteins:
- the rplA gene encoding 50S ribosomal protein L1, translated as MAAAATVDQDQLYDVVPAIELVKRNATTKLKESVDAAIRLGIDPRKSDQNVRGLTNLPHGTGKIKKVAVLAKGDMAKDAEDAGADRVGAEDLITEIQNGWKDFDVILAAEDMAPQIGKIGKMLGPKTPNKRNGTVTNSIGQAVREIKGATRVEYRADKAGVVHVPLGRASFTESQLAENFNAALNAIIKAKPASAKGKYILSVTLSSTMGPGVPVDPSLAQKGAGA; from the coding sequence ATGGCGGCAGCCGCCACCGTTGACCAGGATCAGCTGTACGATGTCGTTCCCGCCATCGAGCTAGTCAAGCGGAACGCCACTACCAAGCTCAAGGAGAGCGTCGACGCCGCCATCCGGCTTGGAATCGACCCCCGAAAGAGCGACCAGAACGTACGAGGCCTCACCAATCTGCCCCACGGGACAGGAAAGATCAAGAAGGTCGCCGTTCTCGCCAAGGGCGACATGGCCAAGGACGCTGAGGATGCCGGCGCTGACCGCGTCGGCGCCGAGGACCTGATCACGGAAATCCAGAACGGGTGGAAGGACTTCGACGTTATCCTTGCCGCGGAGGACATGGCCCCTCAGATCGGAAAGATCGGTAAGATGCTCGGCCCCAAGACGCCGAACAAGCGAAATGGCACGGTCACCAACAGCATCGGGCAGGCGGTTCGCGAGATCAAGGGCGCAACCCGCGTGGAGTATCGCGCAGACAAGGCGGGCGTTGTTCACGTTCCGCTTGGTCGCGCTAGCTTCACCGAAAGCCAGCTGGCTGAGAATTTCAATGCTGCGCTCAACGCCATCATCAAGGCGAAGCCGGCAAGTGCGAAAGGCAAGTACATCTTGAGCGTCACCCTCAGCAGCACGATGGGCCCCGGTGTTCCGGTGGATCCTTCGCTGGCCCAGAAGGGTGCCGGCGCGTAG
- the lysC gene encoding Aspartokinase gives MRVKVMKFGGTSVATPEARLSAALKVISAKEQGGFSPVVVVSAMGRKGEPYATDTLISLLREIDPSVTPDARELDLMIACGEIFSSVVFAHLLKTLGHPAQAFRGGQAGIRTDGVYGNARITSIHPVSLFRSIEHGYIPVVCGFQGVHVKGDGAPGGELTTLGRGGSDTSAAALGAAMRAEAVEIFTDVDGVKTADPDFVKNAPTLRKVTYDEVAEIAHLGAKVLHPRAAEIAMKFDIPLWVKSTWGDEEGTEVVPRERFPGRRVTGVTHTGKLVYLQFDLAGVKSEHRTTLEARVYEMLERYALNLFMINLSPDGIGFAVPRSQHQTALDLLDGLVVPVESSIYMLQVGGTPSKEAETQAKLLSPLGDVHVVRLGLTENCTMVSLVGHEYMQQAGLFLRVLETLEHNQIPVLQTSDSDYSLSCLVPESETERAVRILHERFELAEVR, from the coding sequence ATGAGGGTCAAGGTCATGAAGTTCGGTGGCACCAGCGTCGCCACTCCCGAAGCCCGGCTGTCCGCCGCGCTGAAAGTCATCTCGGCCAAGGAGCAGGGCGGATTTAGCCCCGTCGTCGTGGTTTCGGCAATGGGACGCAAAGGTGAGCCCTATGCTACCGATACCCTGATCAGCCTCCTCAGAGAGATTGACCCAAGCGTCACCCCCGATGCCCGGGAGCTCGACCTCATGATTGCCTGTGGCGAGATCTTTTCATCCGTCGTGTTCGCCCATCTGCTTAAAACATTGGGCCACCCGGCTCAGGCGTTCCGCGGCGGCCAAGCCGGTATTCGCACCGACGGCGTTTATGGAAATGCCCGGATAACGAGCATCCACCCCGTTAGCTTGTTCCGTAGCATCGAGCACGGCTACATTCCGGTGGTCTGTGGCTTCCAGGGCGTTCACGTGAAGGGCGATGGCGCTCCCGGCGGCGAGTTGACGACCCTTGGCCGAGGAGGTTCCGACACGTCGGCGGCAGCCCTGGGCGCTGCCATGCGGGCTGAAGCCGTGGAGATTTTCACTGATGTGGATGGCGTCAAGACCGCCGACCCCGACTTCGTCAAGAACGCGCCGACCCTCCGCAAGGTGACCTACGACGAGGTCGCTGAAATCGCCCACCTCGGAGCCAAAGTCCTTCACCCGAGAGCCGCTGAGATTGCGATGAAGTTCGACATCCCCCTGTGGGTCAAGTCGACCTGGGGCGATGAAGAAGGCACGGAGGTCGTTCCGCGGGAGCGGTTTCCTGGCCGGCGTGTTACGGGTGTCACCCACACCGGAAAGCTCGTTTACCTCCAGTTCGATCTGGCCGGCGTCAAGTCGGAGCACCGCACCACCCTCGAAGCCCGGGTCTATGAAATGCTTGAGCGCTACGCACTCAATCTCTTCATGATCAACCTGAGCCCGGACGGGATCGGCTTCGCCGTACCCCGTTCCCAGCACCAAACCGCGCTCGATCTCCTCGACGGGCTCGTTGTCCCTGTGGAGAGCTCCATCTACATGCTTCAGGTCGGAGGGACGCCGAGCAAGGAGGCGGAAACTCAGGCCAAGCTCCTTTCTCCCCTGGGAGACGTCCACGTCGTCAGACTTGGCTTGACCGAGAACTGCACCATGGTCTCGCTCGTGGGCCACGAGTACATGCAGCAGGCCGGCCTCTTCCTGCGCGTGTTGGAGACCCTCGAGCACAACCAGATCCCGGTCCTGCAAACCTCGGACAGCGACTACTCGCTCAGCTGCCTGGTTCCCGAAAGCGAAACCGAGCGTGCAGTGCGCATCCTCCACGAACGCTTCGAACTTGCAGAGGTGCGATAA
- the folP gene encoding Dihydropteroate synthase, which yields MGILNVTPDSFSDGGRYDTLPAALDHAKRLIDEGADWIDVGGESTRPGADPVSVEEEVRRVVPVIAAVSNLGVKVSVDTMKAEVARNSLQAGATMVNDVSALGDPGMAAVCAEAGCEVCLMHMQGEPRSMQAEPRYENVVEDVLGELLAKADKAIQAGVDRHRIWLDPGIGFGKTLSHNLALLHHIGRFVDSGFDVLLGVSRKSFIARVDPSASEPAGRLPGSLAAQVWAQTQGVRMIRVHDVREAKQAALVMSAILEP from the coding sequence ATGGGGATCCTCAACGTGACCCCCGATAGCTTCAGCGACGGCGGACGCTATGACACCCTCCCCGCCGCGCTGGATCACGCCAAGCGGCTGATCGACGAGGGCGCCGACTGGATCGATGTGGGTGGGGAAAGCACTCGACCCGGCGCTGATCCCGTTTCCGTTGAAGAGGAGGTGCGGCGGGTCGTCCCCGTGATCGCTGCGGTCTCCAACTTGGGCGTCAAGGTCTCGGTCGATACGATGAAGGCGGAGGTCGCGCGGAATTCCCTCCAAGCCGGAGCGACAATGGTAAACGATGTCAGCGCCTTGGGCGATCCCGGGATGGCCGCAGTCTGCGCCGAGGCCGGCTGCGAAGTGTGCCTCATGCACATGCAGGGTGAGCCGCGATCCATGCAAGCCGAACCGCGTTACGAAAACGTGGTGGAGGACGTCCTCGGCGAGCTGCTGGCCAAAGCCGACAAAGCGATACAGGCCGGCGTCGATCGACACAGGATCTGGCTTGACCCCGGCATTGGCTTCGGAAAAACGTTGAGCCACAATCTGGCGCTTCTGCACCATATCGGACGCTTTGTCGATTCTGGGTTCGACGTTCTCCTTGGCGTTAGCCGCAAGTCCTTCATCGCGAGGGTGGACCCAAGCGCCTCCGAGCCAGCCGGGCGGCTTCCTGGGTCGCTTGCCGCCCAAGTGTGGGCCCAGACCCAAGGGGTCCGCATGATACGGGTTCACGATGTGCGCGAGGCGAAGCAAGCGGCGTTGGTGATGAGCGCGATCCTCGAACCTTGA
- the acsA gene encoding Acetyl-coenzyme A synthetase, whose product MSHTIDTLLEETRHFPPSEGFKAQANIADPAVYASALKSPTAFWEDWAKQLDWFEPWHTVLEWNLPNAKWFVGGKLNACFNCLDRHVRDGLGDRTALIWEGEPGDTRHISYSEALSEVSRLANALKALGVGRGDRVCIYLPMVPELAFAMLACARIGAAHSVVFGGFSAESLHERINDAQCKVVLTADGGWRRGNIVPLKATIDAALDMGCPSIEKVLVLKRAGEPGTKIGDRSTPQYWPGDWQDGRDVDWASLVSKQADTCPCESMDAEDLLYILYTSGSTGKPKGIVHTTGGYLTGVFATAKWVFDLKPTDVYWCTADCGWVTGHSYVVYGPLANAATVLMYEGSPDSPDKDRFWRLIERHRVTILYTAPTAIRTFMKWGIDFPSRCDLSSLRLLGSVGEPINPEAWIWYHEVIGGKRCPIVDTWWQTETGAIMISPLPGITTTKPGSATQPFPGIRAAVVDEEGKDITPIHGGLGYYGCARGETAPATGPEVGGFLTILEPWPSMTRGIYGDPERFFDVYWRKFPGMYFPGDGTKVDEDGDFWLLGRVDDIMLVAGHNISTMEVESALVDHHAVAEAAVIGRSHELKGQAIAAFVLLRAGHLRTDNLINELKSHVATKIGPIARPDDIFVCGDLPKTRSGKIMRRLLRDVAEGRALGDVTTLADPGIVASLRDQYESTES is encoded by the coding sequence TTGTCCCATACGATCGACACCCTGCTTGAAGAAACGCGGCATTTTCCACCATCGGAAGGATTCAAAGCCCAGGCAAACATCGCCGATCCAGCTGTCTACGCCAGCGCATTAAAGTCCCCAACCGCATTCTGGGAGGACTGGGCCAAGCAGCTCGACTGGTTTGAACCGTGGCACACCGTGCTGGAGTGGAACCTCCCCAACGCCAAGTGGTTCGTTGGCGGCAAGCTGAATGCTTGCTTCAACTGTCTTGACCGCCACGTGCGAGACGGACTAGGCGACAGGACCGCCCTCATCTGGGAGGGTGAGCCGGGTGACACCCGGCACATCTCGTATAGCGAGGCGCTGAGCGAAGTCAGCCGGCTCGCCAATGCCTTGAAGGCGCTCGGGGTCGGGCGTGGTGACCGAGTCTGTATTTATCTTCCGATGGTTCCGGAGCTCGCGTTCGCGATGCTGGCGTGTGCCAGGATCGGCGCCGCCCATTCCGTGGTTTTTGGGGGGTTCAGTGCCGAGTCGCTCCATGAGCGCATCAACGACGCCCAGTGCAAAGTTGTTTTGACCGCAGACGGTGGTTGGCGCCGTGGCAACATCGTTCCCTTGAAGGCGACGATCGACGCCGCGCTTGATATGGGATGCCCCTCGATCGAAAAGGTGCTGGTGCTAAAGCGGGCCGGCGAGCCCGGCACCAAGATTGGCGATCGATCGACACCACAGTATTGGCCGGGGGACTGGCAGGACGGTCGTGACGTGGACTGGGCTTCCCTGGTCTCGAAACAGGCGGATACCTGCCCCTGCGAGTCGATGGATGCGGAGGACCTTCTTTACATCCTGTACACGAGCGGTTCTACCGGCAAACCGAAGGGGATCGTGCACACCACCGGCGGCTACCTGACCGGCGTGTTTGCAACGGCGAAGTGGGTCTTTGACCTCAAGCCGACCGACGTCTACTGGTGCACCGCCGACTGCGGATGGGTCACCGGCCATAGCTACGTGGTGTATGGCCCCCTCGCCAACGCGGCCACCGTGCTGATGTACGAAGGTTCGCCCGACAGCCCCGACAAGGATCGATTTTGGCGACTCATCGAAAGGCATCGGGTGACCATCCTCTACACGGCCCCGACCGCGATCCGGACGTTCATGAAGTGGGGGATCGATTTCCCATCGCGCTGCGATTTGTCCAGTCTGCGGCTTCTCGGCTCGGTTGGCGAGCCGATCAACCCAGAAGCCTGGATTTGGTACCACGAGGTTATCGGCGGCAAGCGCTGCCCCATCGTCGACACGTGGTGGCAAACCGAAACGGGCGCCATTATGATCTCGCCGCTGCCCGGCATTACGACGACAAAGCCGGGTAGCGCCACACAGCCGTTCCCGGGCATTCGGGCTGCGGTCGTCGACGAGGAGGGGAAGGATATCACGCCGATTCATGGGGGCTTGGGCTACTACGGATGTGCGCGTGGCGAGACCGCACCCGCAACCGGCCCGGAAGTCGGCGGTTTCCTAACGATCCTGGAGCCTTGGCCCTCGATGACTCGTGGGATTTATGGCGATCCGGAGCGGTTTTTTGACGTCTACTGGCGAAAATTCCCCGGCATGTACTTTCCGGGCGACGGCACAAAAGTCGACGAGGACGGCGATTTTTGGCTCCTCGGACGGGTGGACGACATCATGCTCGTGGCCGGGCATAACATCAGCACGATGGAGGTCGAAAGCGCGCTGGTCGATCACCACGCCGTGGCAGAAGCCGCTGTCATTGGGCGCAGCCATGAGCTAAAGGGACAAGCTATCGCCGCATTTGTCCTGTTGCGAGCCGGACACCTCCGCACCGACAACCTCATCAATGAGCTGAAATCCCACGTGGCCACCAAGATCGGTCCGATCGCGCGGCCGGACGATATCTTTGTCTGCGGCGACCTGCCGAAGACAAGGAGCGGGAAGATCATGCGGAGGCTGTTGCGTGACGTCGCGGAGGGCCGAGCGCTCGGGGATGTCACCACGCTCGCCGACCCTGGGATCGTGGCTTCGTTGAGGGATCAGTACGAAAGCACGGAAAGTTGA
- the folD gene encoding Bifunctional protein FolD protein has translation MTAQIIDGKAISKQLRQEVAERVAALRKAGIIPRLEALVAAQDPASLAYVRMKRKWAEDAGMISGSTEIVDSTSQSELIDTILRFNDDPQVHGVLIQHPLPAHLDEAAALAALGHTKDVDGITPQSLGRLVSDLPGFRCATPLGMMTLLDRYEIDVAGKHAVVIGRSVILGKPAALMLLQKNATVTVAHSKTRNLPDLCRQADILVAAVGRPEMIKGDWIKPGAVVLDAGYNKVEGRSHDVGDVDFEAASKVASWITPVPGGVGPMTVACLLMNTVESAEALR, from the coding sequence TTGACGGCACAGATCATTGATGGCAAGGCCATCTCCAAACAGCTCCGGCAAGAGGTCGCCGAACGCGTTGCCGCTCTTCGAAAGGCAGGGATCATCCCGCGTTTGGAGGCACTGGTCGCGGCCCAGGACCCGGCCAGTCTCGCCTATGTTCGCATGAAGCGAAAGTGGGCCGAAGACGCAGGCATGATCAGCGGCTCCACCGAGATAGTTGATTCGACTTCGCAGTCCGAGCTCATCGACACGATCCTGCGCTTCAACGACGACCCTCAGGTCCACGGCGTCCTGATTCAGCACCCGCTGCCGGCGCACCTTGACGAAGCGGCCGCCCTCGCCGCTCTGGGCCACACCAAGGACGTCGATGGCATCACGCCGCAATCGCTTGGCCGCCTCGTGTCGGACCTTCCCGGCTTTCGATGTGCGACGCCGCTCGGTATGATGACGCTTCTGGATCGCTATGAGATCGACGTCGCCGGCAAGCATGCCGTGGTGATCGGACGGAGCGTGATTCTCGGTAAACCCGCCGCGCTCATGCTGCTGCAGAAGAACGCGACGGTGACCGTCGCCCACTCCAAAACCCGGAATTTGCCCGATCTTTGTCGGCAAGCCGACATCCTGGTAGCCGCCGTCGGCCGACCAGAGATGATCAAGGGGGATTGGATCAAGCCGGGGGCGGTTGTACTCGATGCCGGATACAACAAGGTCGAAGGCCGGTCACACGACGTCGGCGACGTGGATTTCGAGGCTGCTTCCAAGGTTGCTTCCTGGATCACGCCCGTACCCGGCGGAGTCGGCCCGATGACCGTCGCGTGTCTCTTGATGAACACGGTGGAATCGGCGGAAGCGCTTCGCTAG
- the accC gene encoding Biotin carboxylase, with translation MFKKILVANRGEIACRVLRACRDLGIPTVAIYSRADKESSHVRMADQAICVGEASNSESYLNLANVLMAIEISGADAVHPGYGYFSENASFAEALQGFGVKFIGPPVDAIRAMGDKASAKQAAVESGCPIVPGSTGPVENETEAMRVAEEIGFPVLLKAVAGGGGRGIRRVDNPEELQRNWKLAQAEAQASFGNGDMLVERYVVEPRHVEIQVLGDEHGNMVYLGERECSVQNLRHQKIIEEAPCATISQDLRRQMGEAAVRVAQRVGYTNAGTVEFLVDPAGAFYFLEMNTRLQVEHPVTEEVTGLDLVKLQIAVAAGDTLPFSQPDVTIEGHAIEARITAQDPLNDFAPSTGRVVRWDSPGGRGVRLDSYVHAGVTISPYYDPMIAKLIVVGRDRAEAVAKLATALHEFEVDGIKTNIEFLRALIDHPDYRAGNVSTSFVPRFLNGITAEAEELVVV, from the coding sequence ATGTTCAAGAAGATTCTCGTCGCCAATCGAGGTGAGATCGCCTGCCGCGTTCTGCGCGCCTGTCGAGATTTGGGAATACCCACCGTCGCGATCTATTCCAGGGCAGACAAGGAATCAAGCCACGTCCGGATGGCGGATCAAGCGATTTGCGTCGGTGAAGCCAGCAACTCCGAAAGCTACTTGAATCTTGCCAACGTCCTGATGGCGATCGAAATCTCAGGCGCAGATGCCGTCCATCCCGGCTACGGCTACTTCAGCGAGAACGCCTCTTTCGCGGAAGCGCTCCAAGGATTTGGCGTGAAGTTTATCGGCCCTCCCGTCGACGCCATTCGGGCGATGGGGGACAAGGCATCAGCCAAGCAGGCCGCGGTCGAAAGCGGTTGCCCTATCGTTCCTGGTTCGACCGGACCGGTCGAGAACGAAACCGAGGCGATGAGGGTGGCCGAAGAGATCGGCTTTCCCGTGCTCCTTAAAGCCGTTGCGGGCGGAGGAGGCAGAGGCATTCGCCGAGTCGATAACCCGGAAGAGCTCCAGCGGAACTGGAAGCTGGCCCAGGCCGAGGCCCAGGCGAGCTTTGGAAACGGCGACATGCTCGTCGAGCGCTACGTGGTGGAACCTCGGCACGTCGAGATCCAGGTTCTTGGCGACGAACACGGCAACATGGTCTATCTGGGAGAGCGAGAGTGCTCGGTCCAGAATTTGCGGCATCAGAAGATCATCGAGGAGGCGCCTTGCGCGACCATCTCACAGGATTTGCGCCGGCAAATGGGTGAGGCGGCGGTTCGCGTGGCCCAGCGAGTGGGTTACACGAATGCAGGCACGGTCGAGTTTCTTGTCGATCCCGCCGGCGCGTTTTATTTCCTAGAGATGAACACGCGGCTCCAGGTCGAGCATCCCGTCACGGAAGAAGTCACAGGCTTGGATCTCGTGAAGCTTCAGATTGCCGTTGCGGCGGGCGACACGCTGCCGTTTTCGCAACCGGATGTAACGATCGAGGGACACGCGATCGAAGCGCGCATCACGGCACAGGATCCCCTCAACGACTTTGCACCCTCGACGGGCCGCGTCGTGCGGTGGGACAGCCCGGGCGGACGCGGAGTGAGGCTCGATTCCTACGTCCACGCCGGCGTGACGATCTCCCCCTACTACGATCCGATGATCGCCAAGCTCATCGTCGTGGGGCGAGACCGCGCGGAAGCCGTCGCCAAGCTCGCGACCGCCCTCCACGAGTTTGAGGTTGACGGCATCAAAACCAACATCGAGTTTCTTCGCGCACTGATCGACCATCCCGACTATCGTGCCGGCAACGTGTCGACGTCGTTCGTGCCTCGCTTCCTGAACGGGATTACAGCGGAAGCCGAGGAGCTCGTCGTTGTCTGA
- the cheD_2 gene encoding Chemoreceptor glutamine deamidase CheD produces the protein MSLVPEVVGMAEIKVSSKPTLYSRVGLGSCIAIIAFDSSTSISGFAHVMLPQSFKDRPVDRAAKFVDTAVPALFDEMIAHGAERSKISFAIVGGAQIFQFGRHQDSGNPAHDLGARNVQSAFDVFAQQGITKFVGQDTGGTLGRVVTFHSESGEIRVRTLAKGERILCKFEVVEGEVECRQR, from the coding sequence ATGTCGCTCGTACCAGAGGTCGTCGGCATGGCCGAAATTAAAGTTTCTTCCAAGCCAACGCTTTATTCACGTGTTGGCCTGGGCAGCTGTATAGCGATTATCGCCTTTGATTCATCAACCTCGATAAGTGGGTTCGCCCACGTGATGCTCCCGCAGTCCTTCAAGGACCGCCCCGTTGACCGCGCAGCAAAGTTCGTCGATACGGCTGTACCGGCCCTATTCGACGAGATGATTGCCCACGGGGCCGAACGGTCAAAGATCTCGTTCGCGATTGTCGGAGGCGCGCAAATCTTTCAGTTCGGCAGGCACCAAGATTCGGGAAACCCAGCGCACGACCTTGGAGCGAGAAATGTCCAAAGTGCGTTCGACGTGTTTGCCCAACAAGGGATCACAAAGTTCGTCGGACAAGATACCGGCGGCACTCTCGGTCGAGTCGTCACTTTTCATTCGGAATCTGGGGAGATTCGAGTGCGAACGCTCGCCAAGGGCGAGCGCATTCTCTGCAAGTTCGAGGTGGTTGAAGGAGAAGTCGAATGCCGGCAACGGTGA
- the cheB_2 gene encoding Chemotaxis response regulator protein-glutamate methylesterase translates to MRIRVLIADPSPFCRRLMSDWVRADAELECVAATATPVETIAATAELQPDVLCLDIAAWGEQGLHCLSEIMLRNPVKILVLTSPTADGSTIAFESLSAGAIDFLAKPYASPSLRMVASRSRFLEKVRLVANAPLPGDRRLALPEARPFGAVERVVAIIGTAGGPKSLQAVFSPWPATDSATVFVLQSLPTGYGPALASRLNGVGALPVAEAVDGGAVNPGRAILVPTGCNFELLPTRHLRLQPSIRVTDPSADSFLEHLAKAYGSELVAIFVSGVGSDGLAGADKVRKQGGAVLVESEATTTVPDTIRRLKAAGLVDGEAEAALLPAASAAFVPTTKKRAG, encoded by the coding sequence GTGAGGATTCGCGTCCTGATCGCCGACCCGTCGCCGTTCTGCCGGCGGTTGATGTCGGATTGGGTCAGGGCGGATGCTGAGCTTGAATGCGTAGCCGCTACCGCAACACCAGTCGAAACGATCGCCGCTACCGCCGAGCTCCAGCCTGACGTACTTTGTCTCGATATTGCCGCATGGGGTGAACAGGGCCTCCACTGCCTCAGCGAGATCATGCTGCGGAATCCCGTCAAAATACTCGTGTTGACGTCGCCGACTGCAGACGGCTCGACGATCGCGTTTGAATCGCTGTCGGCAGGTGCAATCGATTTCCTGGCCAAACCCTACGCCTCTCCGAGCCTGCGGATGGTGGCTTCCCGTTCGAGGTTCTTGGAGAAGGTGCGGCTGGTTGCCAATGCGCCGCTACCCGGCGATCGTCGGCTCGCCCTGCCGGAAGCCCGTCCCTTTGGGGCGGTCGAGCGCGTTGTCGCCATCATCGGCACCGCCGGCGGTCCAAAGTCTCTGCAGGCCGTGTTCTCGCCGTGGCCGGCAACCGACTCGGCTACGGTCTTCGTCCTCCAATCGTTACCGACGGGCTACGGCCCAGCATTGGCTAGCCGACTGAACGGTGTCGGCGCCCTTCCCGTCGCTGAGGCCGTCGACGGTGGTGCCGTGAATCCCGGCCGTGCAATACTCGTACCGACGGGCTGTAACTTCGAGCTTTTGCCCACCCGGCACCTTCGACTGCAACCCTCGATCCGCGTTACCGATCCGAGTGCCGACAGTTTCCTTGAGCATCTGGCGAAAGCGTATGGGTCGGAACTCGTCGCCATCTTCGTCAGTGGCGTGGGAAGCGATGGCCTTGCTGGCGCTGACAAGGTCCGGAAACAAGGTGGCGCCGTTCTTGTCGAATCGGAGGCAACGACGACGGTTCCCGATACGATCCGGCGTCTGAAGGCCGCAGGACTGGTGGATGGCGAAGCCGAAGCGGCACTCCTGCCGGCAGCATCTGCCGCGTTTGTGCCGACAACTAAGAAGAGGGCCGGATAA
- the iolG_8 gene encoding Inositol 2-dehydrogenase/D-chiro-inositol 3-dehydrogenase, with translation MSRVRVGLIGCGGFQRYRMGNLMAIPGVEVVALVDPAQEMIDLTLERYPQLAGVDVFDGHEKALAAGKIDAVAIATPHTQHKRQILDALSSGVHVLCEKPLVTTVADAHEVIAARDRSGKVGMVSYQRHFQPEYRFMRETIASGAVGKPTFVQALLGQEWKRATAGTWRQVLELSGGGQLNDSGSHMLDVLLWMTGLRAERVSAYIDNRGTPVDIDSSLSIQFDGGALGSISIAGDAPHWYEDITVWCERGAFYLRSGKLSWTDANGNRMTCDHLTGGSSPDVNFIDAILGRAEVEAPFECGLRVIELTEAAWRSAAKNGDSVAVSS, from the coding sequence ATGTCTCGAGTGCGCGTGGGTTTGATCGGTTGCGGCGGTTTCCAGCGGTATCGGATGGGAAATCTGATGGCGATTCCCGGTGTGGAGGTTGTGGCGTTGGTCGATCCGGCCCAAGAGATGATCGACTTGACGCTGGAGCGGTATCCGCAACTGGCCGGCGTGGACGTCTTTGACGGGCACGAGAAGGCCTTGGCGGCAGGCAAAATCGATGCTGTAGCGATTGCTACACCCCACACTCAGCACAAGCGTCAGATCTTGGATGCGCTCAGCTCAGGCGTGCACGTCCTTTGCGAAAAGCCGCTGGTCACAACCGTCGCCGACGCCCACGAGGTCATTGCCGCGCGGGACCGTAGCGGCAAAGTCGGCATGGTGTCCTATCAGCGCCATTTCCAGCCTGAGTACCGCTTCATGCGGGAGACGATCGCTTCGGGGGCGGTTGGAAAGCCGACGTTCGTGCAGGCGCTGCTGGGGCAAGAGTGGAAGCGGGCGACGGCCGGCACGTGGCGGCAGGTTCTGGAGCTCTCTGGCGGTGGCCAGCTGAACGACAGCGGGAGCCATATGCTGGACGTACTGCTGTGGATGACGGGTTTGCGGGCCGAGCGCGTCAGCGCCTACATCGACAACCGAGGAACCCCGGTGGACATCGACTCCAGCCTATCGATCCAGTTCGACGGTGGCGCGCTCGGATCGATCTCGATTGCCGGAGACGCCCCGCACTGGTATGAAGACATCACGGTGTGGTGCGAACGCGGCGCTTTCTATCTCCGCAGCGGAAAGCTCTCGTGGACGGACGCCAATGGCAATCGGATGACATGCGACCACCTGACCGGTGGAAGCTCGCCCGACGTGAATTTCATCGATGCGATCCTGGGCCGGGCCGAGGTCGAAGCTCCCTTCGAGTGTGGTCTCCGCGTGATCGAACTGACCGAGGCTGCCTGGCGTTCGGCGGCGAAGAACGGCGACTCGGTAGCAGTGTCGTCCTAG